One genomic window of Salirhabdus salicampi includes the following:
- a CDS encoding DUF7916 family protein, whose amino-acid sequence MKRILNCFASDFKGANKQDLLQSISASEGRTVLAEIVSTASPLYPEVSNPEIVSAFGADLILLNLFDVNHPAVAGIQAEEGQVINRLKELTGRPIGLNLEPVDREADAAEILDQLPLGRQASYDSLHKAKTLGFDFVCLTGNPKTGVTNEQIEKAIQRTKEILGEEAFIIAGKMHGAGVKGEAGNEIIDDETIEAFIQAGADVILLPSPGTVPGITVDQAHCWVSKVHQLQAQAMLTIGTSQEGADNGTVRHIALQNKMIGADIHHIGDAGYTGIAIPENIMDYSIAIRGKRHTYVRMAASINR is encoded by the coding sequence ATGAAACGAATACTCAATTGTTTTGCTTCTGATTTCAAGGGAGCAAATAAACAAGATTTACTACAATCAATTTCTGCTAGTGAAGGAAGAACGGTTTTAGCCGAAATTGTTAGTACAGCATCCCCTTTATACCCCGAAGTGTCAAATCCAGAAATCGTTTCTGCATTTGGTGCGGACCTCATCTTATTAAATTTGTTTGATGTAAACCATCCAGCAGTTGCTGGGATTCAAGCTGAAGAAGGACAAGTAATTAATCGTCTAAAGGAATTAACCGGTCGTCCAATTGGTTTGAACTTGGAACCAGTAGATCGTGAGGCAGATGCGGCTGAAATACTTGATCAATTACCATTAGGCCGTCAAGCTTCGTATGATTCATTACATAAAGCGAAAACGTTAGGGTTTGATTTCGTCTGTTTAACAGGAAATCCCAAAACAGGTGTGACAAATGAACAAATAGAAAAAGCTATCCAGAGAACAAAAGAAATACTCGGAGAAGAAGCCTTCATTATCGCAGGTAAAATGCATGGTGCAGGTGTAAAAGGGGAAGCTGGTAACGAAATCATTGATGATGAGACGATAGAGGCTTTCATTCAGGCGGGGGCTGATGTCATCTTACTCCCTTCTCCAGGTACAGTCCCTGGCATCACGGTCGATCAAGCACACTGCTGGGTGTCAAAGGTTCACCAATTACAGGCACAAGCTATGTTAACAATTGGGACAAGTCAGGAAGGAGCAGATAATGGAACCGTGCGCCACATTGCTCTCCAAAACAAAATGATTGGTGCCGATATTCATCATATAGGTGATGCTGGTTATACAGGCATTGCAATTCCGGAAAATATTATGGACTATTCCATTGCCATAAGAGGAAAGAGACATACGTATGTAAGAATGGCCGCTTCGATTAATCGTTAA
- a CDS encoding alpha/beta hydrolase, with translation MKKLLHPNGKGAVVIIHGAFEHSGRYEWLATQLQRSGLHVIYGDLPGQGKSVGPKGHIDTFQQYIDTVAIWISEAEKLHVPVYIIGHSMGGLITIRLLQTIQPTISGVVLSSPGLGIKSKPPKFLSFISVLLDKVIPRFQVATKLDPTHSTRNSVIYDRDLRDPLYLEKVSVRWYHEFERSIEQAFRNIHHYPNVPTLIMQAGYDLLVNEHEVKHWFDLLPIEEKQYKQWDNLYHEIFNEPERDEVFAYMIDFINQLNNPLRNGG, from the coding sequence TTGAAAAAGTTGTTACATCCGAATGGAAAAGGGGCTGTTGTTATCATTCATGGTGCTTTTGAACATTCGGGCCGATATGAATGGTTGGCTACACAATTACAACGTTCAGGTCTCCATGTTATTTACGGTGATTTACCAGGACAAGGGAAATCGGTAGGACCTAAGGGACACATTGATACATTCCAACAGTATATAGACACGGTTGCGATATGGATAAGTGAGGCGGAAAAGTTGCATGTTCCTGTATATATTATCGGCCACAGTATGGGGGGGTTAATTACCATTAGGTTATTACAAACCATTCAACCAACGATCAGTGGGGTTGTTTTATCGTCACCAGGGTTAGGGATTAAGAGTAAACCTCCAAAATTTCTTTCCTTTATATCAGTGTTATTAGATAAAGTGATCCCAAGATTTCAAGTAGCAACGAAGCTTGACCCAACACATTCCACTAGAAATAGCGTTATATATGACAGAGATTTAAGGGATCCACTTTACTTGGAGAAAGTATCGGTTAGATGGTACCATGAATTTGAACGTTCCATTGAACAAGCTTTTAGGAATATTCATCATTATCCGAATGTGCCGACTTTAATTATGCAAGCAGGATATGATTTGCTTGTAAATGAACATGAAGTAAAACATTGGTTTGATTTATTACCTATTGAGGAAAAGCAATATAAACAATGGGACAACTTATATCATGAAATATTTAACGAACCTGAAAGAGATGAGGTCTTTGCATATATGATTGATTTTATAAATCAATTAAATAATCCGTTAAGAAATGGAGGATAA
- a CDS encoding gamma carbonic anhydrase, producing the protein MIYEYKGTVPNINETAYVSEDVVITGDVKIGKYASIWFKTVIRGDVSPVVIGNNVNIQDQSMLHESPNIPLIIEDDVTVGHQVMIHSATIRKGALIGMGSIVLDGAEIGEGAFIGAGSLIPPNKVIPPNTLAFGRPAKIIRELTDQDRKEMVRIRQSYVEKGQYYKSLQN; encoded by the coding sequence TTGATTTATGAGTATAAAGGAACTGTTCCAAACATTAATGAAACAGCGTATGTCTCTGAAGATGTTGTCATAACAGGTGACGTAAAGATTGGTAAATATGCGAGTATATGGTTTAAAACTGTTATCCGCGGGGATGTTTCCCCTGTCGTCATTGGAAACAATGTAAACATTCAAGACCAAAGTATGTTACACGAAAGTCCAAACATCCCTTTGATTATCGAGGACGATGTTACTGTTGGTCACCAAGTGATGATTCACTCTGCTACAATTAGAAAAGGGGCACTTATCGGTATGGGTTCCATAGTACTAGATGGTGCAGAGATAGGAGAAGGTGCATTTATTGGTGCAGGAAGCCTTATACCTCCAAATAAAGTAATCCCTCCGAATACGTTAGCTTTTGGGCGACCTGCGAAAATCATTCGAGAACTTACTGATCAAGACCGAAAAGAAATGGTTCGAATTCGCCAATCTTATGTTGAAAAAGGGCAATATTATAAATCATTACAAAATTGA
- a CDS encoding tetraprenyl-beta-curcumene synthase family protein, translating into MGKQVPQNPLQLVKACYGKLFPEVHRELSYWEKKAKNIPNEELRTQALSSLSTKAFHCEGGSAYALLAKDQWRTSVRFIVAYQTISDYLDNLCDRSTSLDPKDFEQLHKSLTDALSPNMDEPLPNYYQYREDQDDGGYLHELVNTCQVVLQSIENLHRFQSYLHKLASYYSELQVHKHVKVDERLHRLTSWFQHHQRQWPNLSWYEFSASAGSTLGVFCLVSYGLRGDLSDSLWERVYNSYFPYVQGLHILLEYYIDQIEDMREGDLNFCSYYDSNEELKQRILYFHKQGNIKLQELPDYAFHHLIQNGLIGMYLADQKLKEIDHGKKTMKALLKAAGGKAKFFYVNTKLYQKFKVALM; encoded by the coding sequence ATGGGAAAACAAGTTCCTCAAAATCCACTCCAATTAGTAAAAGCGTGTTATGGAAAGTTGTTTCCAGAAGTGCATCGGGAGCTTTCTTATTGGGAAAAGAAGGCAAAGAACATTCCGAATGAGGAATTACGCACACAAGCGTTAAGCAGTCTATCAACAAAAGCCTTTCATTGTGAAGGTGGATCTGCTTATGCGCTTTTGGCTAAAGATCAATGGCGCACAAGTGTCCGTTTTATTGTTGCCTATCAAACGATTAGTGATTATTTAGATAATCTTTGTGACCGAAGTACATCATTGGACCCAAAAGATTTCGAACAGTTGCATAAATCATTAACGGATGCTCTTAGTCCAAATATGGACGAGCCTTTACCAAATTATTATCAATACCGAGAAGATCAAGATGATGGGGGGTATTTACATGAGCTGGTAAATACATGCCAAGTTGTATTACAGTCAATAGAAAATCTTCACCGATTCCAGTCATACTTACATAAGTTAGCATCATATTATAGTGAGCTACAAGTGCACAAACATGTGAAGGTTGATGAAAGATTACATAGATTAACTTCTTGGTTCCAGCATCATCAGCGGCAATGGCCTAATTTAAGTTGGTACGAATTTTCGGCAAGTGCTGGTTCTACATTAGGTGTATTTTGTCTCGTATCCTATGGCTTAAGAGGGGATTTATCGGACAGTCTTTGGGAGCGCGTTTACAACAGTTACTTTCCATATGTCCAAGGCTTACATATCTTGTTGGAATACTATATAGACCAAATAGAGGATATGCGAGAAGGGGACTTAAATTTCTGTTCCTATTACGATTCGAATGAGGAATTAAAACAACGGATTTTATATTTTCATAAACAAGGAAATATAAAATTGCAAGAGTTACCAGACTACGCTTTTCATCATTTAATCCAAAACGGACTGATTGGTATGTACCTGGCTGATCAGAAATTAAAGGAAATTGACCATGGAAAAAAGACGATGAAAGCCTTATTAAAAGCCGCTGGTGGAAAAGCGAAGTTTTTTTATGTGAATACAAAGCTTTATCAAAAGTTTAAAGTTGCTTTAATGTAA